The proteins below come from a single Lepeophtheirus salmonis chromosome 4, UVic_Lsal_1.4, whole genome shotgun sequence genomic window:
- the DppIII gene encoding dipeptidyl peptidase 3, translating into MSEFFIDRDAPVVTLDVQNAFKGLTDNEKLYAHYVSRASFYGGLITLLQTSRESPQIYRLITCLNRSQSLHSLKVSALEAGLQEEDFDAYMCYCSGIYNYMGNYRGFGDTKIVPEIPEDKFYSLIKASEAYKNDAEGMDKIWVSIKAIMYELSDKTKQLGYNNKGITKYLSKNIDDKDADLVAEFIKLNEMEVYNTRLIKKVDASSKNIYEIRHAAIDSAVLKEVDDFKGTKFIVTAGDYSKLLKLVNENLLEAIKYCANDNEKQMLTKYIECFKTGSMDAHKDGSRSWIKNKGPVIETYIGFIENYRDPLGMRAEFEGFVAVVNKEQSEKFQELVNQATKLISQLPWPTGYEKDTFLKPDFTSLDILTFSGSGIPIGINIPNYDDIRQNEGFKNVNLGNVISSRHKSLKPTTFVSINDDEVVKKFVTPALEVQVGLHELLGHGSGKLLIHNADGTFNFSSDLIDPLTGKTVTKYYEAGESYDSKFQSLGSAFEECRAECVGLYLCCDKDVLNIFGVNDSEVSYVNWLTMCVGGLKSLEMFAPSANEWKQAHSQGRFAILRVLIETGEGFVTVKEVVGEDGKPDLLITMDKSKLESIGKTAIGDFLRKLQIYKSTGDAEAGRKMFDHYSSVSNEGPHPWAKWRDIVVARRRPRMFNIMPNTIIKDEKLSLKEYEQNKTGLIQSWVDRFSSSEHEHNDEVLSELFDKDLADFD; encoded by the exons ATGtctgaattttttattgatcgCGATGCTCCCGTTGTGACATTGGATGTCCAAAATGCGTTCAAGGGTCTCACTGATAATGAGAAGCTCTATGCACATTATGTGTCCCGTGCTAGCTTCTATGGCGGTCTCATTACCCTCCTTCAAACCTCGAGAGAATCCCCTCAAATCTATCGCCTTATTACATGCTTGAATAGAAGCCAGTCTTTGCATTCCCTCAAAGTGAGTGCTCTTGAAGCAGGGCTTCAAGAAGAGGATTTTGATGCATATATGTGCTACTGTTCAG gcatttataattatatgggTAACTATAGAGGATTTGGTGATACTAAAATCGTCCCAGAAATACCAGAAGATAAGTTTTATTCTTTAATCAAAGCTTCTGAAGCATACAAAAATGATGCAGAGGGCATGGATAAAATTTGGGTCTCCATCAAAGCTATAATGTATGAATTAAGCGATAAAACCAAACAACTTGGATACAACAACAAAGGCATAACGAAATATCTGAGCAAAAACATTGATGACAAGGATGCAGATCTTGTGGCTGA GTTCATTAAGCTTAATGAGATGGAAGTATACAATACACGTTTAATAAAGAAAGTGGATGCTTCTTCCAAAAATATCTACGAAATTCGTCATGCTGCGATTGACAGTGCTGTTTTGAAAGAGGTTGACGATTTTAAAGGAACCAAGTTTATTGTTACAGCAGGAGATTattcaaagttattaaaactAGTCAATGAAAATTTGTTGGAGGCCATTAAATATTGTGCCAACGACAACGAAAAGCAAATGCTTACAAAATACATCGAATGCTTTAAAACAGGTAGTATGGATGCTCATAAAGATGGAAGTCGAAGTTGGATTAAAAACAAAGGACCTGTTATTGAAACATATATTGGattcattgaaaattatagaGATCCTTTGGGAATGCGTGCTGAATTCGAGGGATTTGTTGCTGTAGTAAACAAGGAACAATCAGAGAAATTTCAAGAACTTGTAAATCAAGCTACTAAATTAATTTCTCAGCTTCCCTGGCCTACTGGCTACgaaaaagatacttttttgaaGCCTGACTTCACGAGTTTGGATATACTAACATTTTCAGGCTCTGGTATTCCAATAGGAATCAATATACctaatt ATGATGATATTCGACAAAATGAAGGCTTTAAGAACGTTAATCTTGGTAATGTTATATCTTCTCGTCATAAAAGTCTCAAACCCACGACATTTGTCTCAATTAACGATGATGAAGTTGTTAAAAAGTTTGTGACCCCAGCTTTAGAAGTTCAG GTTGGGTTGCATGAGCTTTTGGGGCATGGCTCTGGCAAGTTGTTGATTCACAATGCCGATggaacttttaatttttcttctgatCTCATTGATCCCTTAACTGGTAAAACAGTCACCAAATATTATGAAGCAGGGGAGTCTTACGACTCCAAATTCCAAAGCTTAGGATCTGCATTTGAAGAGTGCCGTGCCGAATGTGTTGGGCTTTACCTTTGTTGTGACAAAGATGTTCTCAATATATTCGGAGTTAATGATAGTGAAGTCAGTTACGTTAATTGGCTCACTATGTGTGTTGGTGGCTTGAAAAGTTTGGAAATGTTTGCCCCTAGTGCTAACGAATGGAAACAAGCTCACAGCCAAGGGCGATTTGCTATTCTTAGAGTGCTTATAGAAACTGGTGAAGGATTTGTTACAGTCAAAGAAGTTGTTGGCGAAGATGGAAAACCGGATCTCCTTATCACTATGGATAAATCAAAATTAGAATCAATTGGAAAAACTGCCATTGGAGATTTTCTCCGGAAACTTCAAATCTACAAATCCACTGGGGATGCAGAAGCAGGCAGAAAAATGTTCGATCATTATTCTTCAGTTTCAAATGAAGGTCCACATCCATGGGCCAAATGGAGAGATATTGTTGTTGCTAGAAGAAGACCTCGAATGTTTAACATTATGCCAAATACTATAATTAAGGATGAGAAGTTAAGTCTTAAAGAGTACGAACAAAATAAAACTGGTCTAATTCAATCTTGGGTTGATCGATTTAGCAGCTCCGAGCATGAACACAACGATGAAGTCCTTTCTGAGCTGTTTGATAAAGACCTGGCAGATTTCGATTAA